From one Rhodothermales bacterium genomic stretch:
- the accD gene encoding acetyl-CoA carboxylase, carboxyltransferase subunit beta: protein MSWFKRTDAGIRTTKSEQNDVPEGQWAKDPETGEIINARVLQENALVFPNSGHHLSMSAREYFDLLFDDSVYELYDTELSAVDALDFVDRKSYAGRIAAAQNKTGLSDAASGAMGNVGGHRMSIAAMDFSFIGGSMGSVVGEVISRAIKRAYTERVPLLVISQSGGARMMEGALSLMQMAKTSAHLAQLHETGMPYISLLTDPTTGGVTASFAMLGDFNIAEPGALIGFAGPRVIRESIGQELPKGFQRAEFLKEHGFIDFIVDRRHLRARLIQLLDLILEKKPAA from the coding sequence CACAAAAAGCGAACAGAACGACGTGCCGGAGGGCCAGTGGGCCAAGGATCCGGAAACAGGCGAGATCATCAACGCGCGCGTGCTGCAGGAGAACGCCCTCGTTTTCCCGAATTCCGGGCACCACCTCAGCATGAGCGCCCGGGAATACTTCGATCTGCTGTTCGACGATTCCGTCTACGAACTGTACGACACCGAACTCAGCGCCGTCGATGCACTCGACTTCGTCGACCGCAAGTCGTACGCCGGCCGCATCGCCGCCGCGCAGAACAAGACCGGCCTGAGCGACGCCGCCAGCGGCGCCATGGGCAACGTGGGCGGCCACCGGATGTCGATTGCCGCCATGGACTTCTCGTTCATCGGCGGATCCATGGGGTCCGTGGTGGGGGAAGTGATCAGCCGCGCCATCAAACGCGCGTACACCGAGCGCGTCCCGCTCCTCGTCATCTCCCAGAGCGGCGGCGCACGCATGATGGAGGGGGCGCTGAGCCTCATGCAGATGGCCAAGACCAGCGCGCACCTCGCCCAGCTCCATGAGACCGGCATGCCCTACATTTCGCTGCTCACGGACCCGACGACCGGCGGCGTGACGGCGTCGTTTGCGATGCTGGGCGATTTCAACATCGCCGAGCCCGGCGCCCTGATCGGGTTCGCCGGCCCGCGCGTCATCCGCGAGTCGATCGGCCAGGAGCTGCCCAAGGGCTTCCAGCGGGCCGAGTTTCTCAAGGAGCACGGATTTATCGACTTCATCGTCGACCGCCGGCACCTGCGCGCGCGCCTCATCCAGCTGCTGGATCTGATCCTGGAAAAGAAGCCCGCCGCGTGA